AAATCTTGGTGATACCGCTTTGTCCGCCTAACCTGCGTTGTGTTTGGGCACTAGGAATTCCCACGAAATCACTTATAAATCAACAAGATGAATCAAGCGTTAACAGACTAATCGAAAAGGGAACTTACCGAGGCATTGCCGTAGATCCGACTGATCGCTTCTGCGACGACGGGGGCGACAGAAATAACCTCAATTTTTCCGCAGGCTTGAGCCTTTTCCGAAAGCGGAATCGTGTCCGTTACAAGGACTTTTGTGATGCCGCTCTCGGTGAGTCGGGAAATCGCAGGTCCCGAGAGCACAGCGTGGCTAGCCACCGCGTAAACTTGGCGAGCTCCATTTTTAAGCAAGCTCTCAACCGCTTGAGTGAGGGTCCCGGCCGTGTCGATCATGTCATCTACGATGATGGCCGTCTTGTCTTTTACCTCTCCAATGAGGTGAAGGGCTTTCGCCTCATTGGGTCCTGATCGTCGTTTATCGATGATGGCCAGTGAGGCTTCAATTCGCTTTGCAAAGGCGCGGGTTCGTTCGACACCGCCTGCATCCGGAGAAACCGCTACAAATTCCTCACCAACACCGTGCTTTTCCCGAAACGCACGCGCCAGGGTAGGGATCGCAAACAAGTGGTCGACAGGAACGTTGAAGAAGCCTTGAATTTGAGCCGCATGCAAATCGACGCAGACTACACGTGTTGCGCCCGCTGAGGTAAGAAGGTCCGCGATACATTTCGCAGAAATTGGAGCGCGCGGCGCTACTTTGCGATCCTGTCGAGCATACCCGTAGTAGGGAAGAACAGCCGTGATTTGCCGAGCAGAGGCACGTTTCAGTGCATCGATCATCAAGAAGAGTTCCATGTAGTTTTCATTCACGGGCGGGCAAGTGCTTTGAATGACAAAGACACTATCTCCACGGACCGATTCATGAATTTCAACTTGGATTTCACCGTCGGCAAAGCGCTTGATCTCGCAATAACCTAATTGGACGCCGGCGCTGGCAACGACTTTTTCAGCAAAAGGTCGGTTCGCGTTTCCGGTGAATATCTTTAGTCCAGGCATTGGCTTCCCTTCGGTCAATACGGGAAATTTCTGTTTCCACAGGTCTTAACGGACCGATTTGGGAATGTCGAGGAGAACTGAAATTTAGTCGACTTGTCCTAGAGCTTTTGATGTAAAAGTTCGAGCAGTTTTTCCACGGCACGGGCCCGGTGCGAGACTTTATTCTTAAATGCGAGTCCTAGCTCCGCGAGGGTTTTGTTTTCACCCTCAGGTACAAACACACTGTCGTACCCGAATCCTGTTTTTCCGGCTTCTGCTTTTGCAATGGTGCCATTTAACTGACCAGCAAAAACAAACTCCTCCGCCTCGGGCGAAAAAACGACCATCTGGCATAAGAATGCGGCATTGCGGTTGGTAAGCTGCTTGAGGCCCATGATTTTTAGAAGCTTCGCCCGATTTTCGAAGTCACTTGCCTTCGGGCCTGCATAACGAGCGGAGTGAACTCCAGGAAGGCCACCCATTCCTTCAACGGCGAGTCCCGAGTCTTCTGCGACAATCCATTTGCCCGGGTTCATCGCTTTCAAGGACCGAGCTTTTATTCTGGCGTTATCTAGAAAAGTACCTCCAGTTTCTTCCGGAGGATAGTAAGTGTCGAGATCATCCAGTGTCTTGAGTTTAATTTTTCCCTCTTTGACAAGTCCGTCGAGACACATTTCAAACTCAAGTAATTTTCCGCGGTTAGTGGTCGCGATCCAAAGCTCCTGCATATTAAAACCCCAACTTCAGTGGAGCATACGCCGAGACAACGTCCGCTTGAGCTTGAAATAGTTGGCGGCAACCATTTGCCGCCATCGTTAGTGCTAGATCAAGTTCCGCCTTCGAAAAAGGCACCGCTTCTGCCGTGCCTTGAATTTCGACGTATCGCCCATCGGCCGTCATCACGACATTCATATCTGTGCCAATCGAAACGTCTTCGTCGTAGTTTAGATCTAGCAAAGGATTGCCTTCTTTTATGCCTACACTGATCGCTGAAACATACTGCGAAATAGGATTTGCGGTCGGAGGAATCAGACCCGCGAGTTTCATTTTCGCTATGGCGAGAGTTAACGCAACGAATCCACCGGTAATGGCAGCAGTTCGTGTTCCGCCGTCAGCTTGCAATACATCGCAGTCAACCGTGATTGATTTTTCGCCCAGCAATTTTAAATCCACACTCGCGCGGAGAGAGCGCGCGATCAATCGTGAAATTTCTTGGCTTCGTCCAGAATTATTGGCCTTGTCGCGTGAAATGCGAGTGTGTGTCGAGCGAGGTAACATACCGTATTCGGCAGTGACCCAACCTTTGCCGCCACCTTGAAGCCATTTCGGGACTGATGTTTCTGCGGAGGCCGTGCAAAGGACTCGTGTCTCACCGAACTCGACAAGGGCAGATCCCTCCGCGTGTTTAGTAAATCCAGGGGTTATTTTAATTTTACGAAGTTGGCCGGCAGGCCGGCCATCTGGGCGACTTAGATTTTGCGTCATGAGCGGAACATTACGGGGCGGGCTGGGGCACCGTCAAGTCAGTCAAGCTGGACAAGTTCGACACGTTCGTCCATTTCTGGATTCCAGATGCTAGCGACTCGGAGAGAGCGATTTGATACGTTTCCTGTGTCAGCCGCGCCCCTTCTCGCTTGTGACTGAGAAAGCCTACCTCGACTAGAACTGACGGCATGGCGACATGTGAGACTAAAAAGAAAGGCGCTTGCCGAATGGCTCTTCCTGAGGATTTGCTCACGCCAGCTAAGGGGG
The window above is part of the Deltaproteobacteria bacterium genome. Proteins encoded here:
- a CDS encoding ribose-phosphate pyrophosphokinase, whose translation is MPGLKIFTGNANRPFAEKVVASAGVQLGYCEIKRFADGEIQVEIHESVRGDSVFVIQSTCPPVNENYMELFLMIDALKRASARQITAVLPYYGYARQDRKVAPRAPISAKCIADLLTSAGATRVVCVDLHAAQIQGFFNVPVDHLFAIPTLARAFREKHGVGEEFVAVSPDAGGVERTRAFAKRIEASLAIIDKRRSGPNEAKALHLIGEVKDKTAIIVDDMIDTAGTLTQAVESLLKNGARQVYAVASHAVLSGPAISRLTESGITKVLVTDTIPLSEKAQACGKIEVISVAPVVAEAISRIYGNASVSSLFD
- the rph gene encoding ribonuclease PH, with amino-acid sequence MTQNLSRPDGRPAGQLRKIKITPGFTKHAEGSALVEFGETRVLCTASAETSVPKWLQGGGKGWVTAEYGMLPRSTHTRISRDKANNSGRSQEISRLIARSLRASVDLKLLGEKSITVDCDVLQADGGTRTAAITGGFVALTLAIAKMKLAGLIPPTANPISQYVSAISVGIKEGNPLLDLNYDEDVSIGTDMNVVMTADGRYVEIQGTAEAVPFSKAELDLALTMAANGCRQLFQAQADVVSAYAPLKLGF
- the rdgB gene encoding RdgB/HAM1 family non-canonical purine NTP pyrophosphatase codes for the protein MQELWIATTNRGKLLEFEMCLDGLVKEGKIKLKTLDDLDTYYPPEETGGTFLDNARIKARSLKAMNPGKWIVAEDSGLAVEGMGGLPGVHSARYAGPKASDFENRAKLLKIMGLKQLTNRNAAFLCQMVVFSPEAEEFVFAGQLNGTIAKAEAGKTGFGYDSVFVPEGENKTLAELGLAFKNKVSHRARAVEKLLELLHQKL